From Papilio machaon chromosome 29, ilPapMach1.1, whole genome shotgun sequence, one genomic window encodes:
- the LOC123722710 gene encoding uncharacterized protein LOC123722710, with the protein MDERLIESVKKFPCLWDTSSEFYKCNETKDAAWNLIINEVNIKDVTTAKYRWKQLRDNHRDALKRQNATRSGQARRQRKEWKYQNAMSFLLPYMCNRDRASNFESLEDSANENSNQPNFDDNSQESSGILPSTSNNLTSVNVSDDSTASGPIPSTSKKRKNDEILDILRKNQENRDLLRQERTEVKNMMGARDKYDEIDSFFLNLAASTKKLPYYLQLQIKKNCFNAVMTAEETNLQQSWYSPNNYGYSTSSTPTSGNINISNNTANSSHCN; encoded by the exons atgGATGAAAGACTCATCGAAAGCGTAAAAAAGTTTCCTTGCCTGTGGGACACGAGttcagaattttataaatgtaacgaAACAAAGGATGCGGCATGGAATCTCATCATTAATGAAGTAAACATAAAAGAcg TTACAACCGCCAAATACCGATGGAAACAACTTAGAGATAACCATCGAGATGCATTAAAACGTCAAAATGCAACAAGGAGTGGACAGGCTAGAAGACAACGCAAGGAGTGGAAATATCAAAACGCCATGTCATTTCTTCTACCGTACATGTGTAACAGAGATCGAGCATCAAATTTTGAATCCTTAGAAGACTCGGCAAATGAGAATTCAAATCAGCCAAATTTTGATGATAATTCTCAAGAATCAAGCGGTATCTTGCCATCAACATCAAATAATCTTACCTCTGTCAATGTTTCCGATGATTCGACAGCATCTGGTCCGATTCCTTCCACATCGAAAAAAAGGAAGAACGATGAGATCCTagatatattaagaaaaaatcaagAAAACCGCGATCTTTTAAGACAAGAACGTACGgaagttaaaaatatgatgGGAGCCAGGGACAAGTATGATGAAATagactctttttttttaaatttggctgcgtcaacaaaaaagttgccatattatttacaacttcaaataaaaaaaaattgttttaatgctGTAATGACAGCAGAAGAAACTAATTTGCAACAGTCCTGGTATTCTCCGAATAATTATGGTTACTCTACAAGCTCAACACCAACATCAGGCaatataaatatcagtaaTAATACTGCAAATTCTTCGCATTgtaactaa
- the LOC106712589 gene encoding uncharacterized protein LOC106712589, with protein MSGINKGKKKGVKKNKDIKVLQKLLKETVKSFEQRFNKLESIIKEDNSSRNGSVEEVAAKSNDNYDPKQHIVYNISNIAIDKPKFGGNEQVHPVTFIEDLINYFKRVPSKGIEIDIARECLRDEAKHWARINSIKWSTFEDFKIDFLRVFWGEEEQNKVRRFIVQNKWNRRTHPTMVGYFLFVIEKVQKLSYPIPEKQILADVLRHYPKNIQQLWRIAKIDTIIDTTEFLRNLDDIDKQDEHKEYDYSNEKRKKLDNTFGKNQQHFKNWRKPDEINKNVGCVNETQIVQDKIENPNLVNPELK; from the coding sequence atgagTGGAATTAATAAAGGCAAAAAGAAGGgagttaagaaaaataaagatataaaagttttacaaaaacttttaaaagagACAGTCAAATCTTTTGAGCAGAGATTCAATAAATTGGAAAGCATTATAAAGGAAGATAATTCCAGTAGAAATGGCAGTGTGGAGGAAGTTGCAGCCAAAAGTAATGATAATTATGATCCAAAGCAGcatattgtttataatataagcaaTATTGCTATTGATAAACCTAAATTTGGAGGTAATGAACAAGTACATCCAGTTACATTTATAGAGGAtctaataaactattttaaaagagTTCCTTCAAAAGGAATAGAAATTGATATAGCTCGAGAATGTCTGAGAGATGAGGCAAAGCATTGGGCTCGaataaatagtattaaatgGTCAACCtttgaagattttaaaatagatttccTTAGAGTCTTTTGGGGCGAAGaggaacaaaataaagtaaggAGATTcatagtacaaaataaatggaaTAGACGAACACATCCAACAATGGTAGGCTATTTCTTGTTTGTCATAGAGAAAGTACAAAAATTGTCATATCCAATACCTGAAAAACAGATACTTGCTGATGTCTTGAGACATTATCCTAAGAATATACAACAGTTATGGAGAATAGCTAAAATTGATACAATAATAGACACAACAGAATTCTTGAGGAATTTAGATGATATAGACAAACAAGATGAACATAAAGAATATGATTATTCTAATGAGAAACGAAAGAAATTGGATAATACCTTTGGAAAGAATCAAcaacatttcaaaaattgGCGTAAACcagatgaaattaataaaaatgttggaTGTGTTAATGAAACTCAAATAGTACaagataaaattgaaaatccaAATTTAGTGAATCCAGAGTTGAAGTAG